In Hippopotamus amphibius kiboko isolate mHipAmp2 unplaced genomic scaffold, mHipAmp2.hap2 H_1, whole genome shotgun sequence, a genomic segment contains:
- the LOC130842943 gene encoding zinc finger protein 671-like, which yields MLGRAEGGGIGKAREEELCAPLEGEPRFGSGDACGDPAAGAGLGIAVSSSAFRLPASPRGLRPQSPMAAAALRDSPQGGAISVDVFVYFSWEEWKLLDEAQRLLYQDVMLENLALLASLGIAPSRSCLVPQLEQEEEPWMPAQVDMTPAPEKEAQKGPGPGHWCGAEAEAVSSEQSVSLEGVSQFRTPMVGLKTNPYDLSGPLLEDILHLTDYQLGKARQEPHTCEACGKQSWFSTDLHQHHQQHSGEKFFRRDEDRNSVQRCRICVPEKTYVHGEGRMDLPATSGLQHRVPHDRLKSCKSTELGGALSTGQKLHKCSECGKVFTRKDTLARHQRIHTGERPYECSKCGKFFSQSCDLFKHQTVHTGERPYKCSECGKFFRQVSGLIEHRRVHTGERLYQCSNCGKFFSSKSNLIRHQEVHTGARPYVCNECGKEFNRKHTLILHQRTHSGEKPYECSECGKSFSQSSHLNVHWRIHSSDYECSRCRKAFSCISKLIQHQKVHSGEKPYECSKCGKAFTQRPNLIRHWKVHTGERPYVCRECGKEFNRKHTLVLHQRIHTGEKP from the exons ATGCTGGGTAGGGCCGAGGGTGGAGGAATCGGGAAGGCGCGTGAGGAGGAGTTGTGCGCGCCGCTCGAAGGCGAGCCGAGGTTTGGCAGTGGAGACGCCTGCGGTGACCCCGCCGCTGGGGCGGGTCTTGGGATCGCGGTATCCTCGTCCGCATTCCGATTGCCCGCCTCTCCCCGCGGCCTCCGACCACAGAGTCcgatggcggcggcggcgctgaGGGACTCGCCTCAG GGCGGTGCCATCTCCGTGGATGTGTTTGTGTACTTCTCCTGGGAAGAATGGAAGCTCCTTGATGAGGCTCAGCGACTCCTGTACCAggatgtgatgctggagaacttgGCACTTTTAGCCTCCCTGG GAATTGCACCCTCCAGATCATGCTTAGTCCCACAGctggagcaagaggaagagcCCTGGATGCCTGCCCAGGTGGATATGACTCCAGCCCCAGAGAAGGAGGCTCAGAAGGGACCCGGACCTG GTCATTGGTGTGGAGCAGAGGCTGAGGCTGTTTCCTCTGAGCAGAGTGTTTCTTTGGAAGGAGTGTCACAGTTCAGGACTCCTATGGTGGGTCTGAAGACCAACCCATATGACCTGTCTGGCCCATTATTGGAAGACATCTTACACCTGACTGACTACCAGCTGGGGAAAGCCAGGCAGGAACCACACAcatgtgaggcatgtgggaagcaGTCCTGGTTCAGCACAGACCttcaccagcaccaccagcagcACAGTGGAGAGAAATTCTTCAGGAGGGATGAGGACAGGAACTCTGTGCAAAGGTGCAGAATCTGTGTGCCGGAGAAGACCTACGTACACGGTGAGGGCAGAATGGACTTGCCAGCCACCTCTGGCCTTCAGCACCGGGTCCCTCATGACAGACTGAAGTCCTGCAAGAGCACTGAGCTTGGGGGAGCCCTTAGCACTGGACAGAAGCTTCATAAATGCAGTGAATGTGGTAAAGTGTTCACTCGGAAAGACACACTTGCTCGGCACCAGAGAAtccacactggagaaaggccttatgagtgcagcAAATGTGGGAAATTCTTTAGCCAAAGCTGTGACCTTTTCAAACACCAGACAGTCCATACTGGTGAAAGGCCTTAcaagtgcagtgaatgtgggaaattctttAGACAGGTCTCTGGCCTGATTGAACACAGGCGAGTGCACACTGGCGAAAGGCTCTATCAGTGCAGTAATTGTGGAAAATTCTTTAGCAGCAAGTCTAACCTCATTCGACACCAAGAAGTTCATACGGGAGCAAGGCCTTACGTATGCAACGAATGTGGGAAAGAGTTCAACCGCAAACATACACTGATTCTGCACCAGAGGACTCACAGTGGAGAAAAGCCTTAcgagtgcagtgaatgtgggaagtcCTTCAGCCAAAGCTCCCACCTTAACGTACACTGGCGAATTCACAGCAGTGATTATGAGTGCAGCAGATGCAGGAAAGCCTTTAGCTGCATCTCTAAACTCATTCAGCACCAGAAAGTTCACTCTGGAGAAAAGCCTTATGAGTGCAGcaaatgtgggaaagccttcaccCAAAGGCCAAACCTTATTCGGCACTGGAAggttcacactggagaaaggccttatgtgTGCAGGGAATGTGGGAAAGAGTTCAACCGCAAACACACACTTGTTCTCCACCAGAggattcacactggagaaaagccaTGA